From a single Aspergillus puulaauensis MK2 DNA, chromosome 2, nearly complete sequence genomic region:
- a CDS encoding uncharacterized protein (COG:S;~EggNog:ENOG410PXG3), which yields MYYVLYLASLCRRRHWPEPLYESYASATGYTCIVRVNNREYQTDVVCASETLARENAAMRAYLICRNFSVNDGKYPAGHDHGGVAQGIPVAIGKGRRSRYLDDIDMSASEGSRSGGSSPESYEGELMGRDRRSIGPHPRAFAFSRRAL from the exons ATGTACTACGTTCTCTACCTTGCAA GTCTCTGTCGGCGCCGTCACTGGCCAGAGCCGCTTTACGAATCCTACGCCAGCGCAACCGGGTACACCTGCATCGTCCGCGTTAACAATCGCGAGTACCAAACGGACGTCGTTTGCGCTTCCGAGACCCTTGCTCGTGAAAACGCAGCAATGCGGGCCTACCTCATCTGTCGCAACTTCTCCGTCAATGACGGCAAGTACCCGGCTGGCCACGACCACGGTGGAGTCGCCCAGGGGATACCTGTGGCCATTGGCAAGGGGAGAAGATCCCGCTACCTAGACGATATCGACATGTCGGCCAGCGAGGGGAGCAGGAGCGGAGGAAGCAGCCCTGAAAGCTACGAAGGGGAGCTTATGGGCCGTGATCGACGATCCATTGGTCCGCACCCCAGGGCGTTTGCTTTCAGTCGTCGCGCCTTGTAG
- the RAM1 gene encoding CAAX farnesyltransferase subunit beta RAM1 (COG:O;~EggNog:ENOG410PJMU;~InterPro:IPR001330,IPR026872,IPR008930;~PFAM:PF00432;~go_component: GO:0005965 - protein farnesyltransferase complex [Evidence IEA];~go_function: GO:0003824 - catalytic activity [Evidence IEA];~go_process: GO:0018343 - protein farnesylation [Evidence IEA]) — MPVVAATGKKRRKVRFPATSHPAQIEKPQSKRTQSNLPTSRSFPLVTAPKYYLSPKQRGRMAEPHPAIPALFSEPPVVRDKLITETTEQQDETVKKCVEFLAGSHGSQKGPLNRHGVSPLLRDEHIGYLYDSLEDYPPGFVAMDASRPWMIYWALAGLSLLGEDVTKYCERAISTITPMQNPTGGFGGGHGQISHCASSYAAVLSLAMVGGEEALNLIDRQAMWEWLGNLKQPDGGITVFDGGEEDVRGAYCAMVIISLLNLPLTLPPEAKAREYGLQTFTDGLSEYLSRCQTFEGGISGSPGSEAHGAYAFCALACLCILGQPEETIPQCMDVPSLLSWLSARQYAPEGGFAGRTNKLVDGCYSHWVGSCWPLIQAALDGAQSAGGRPRSAVGNLYSREGLTRYILGCCQSKNGGLRDKPGKHPDSYHTCYTLTGLSSVQHYHYHTDSSPISDVQLSSAFSWRYRPARDSNDGVSDVSVFDEMDRLTAFHPLYIIPHKSAENMRLWYEQKPLD, encoded by the exons ATGCCTGTCGTTGCTGCTACGGGGAAAAAGCGTCGAAAGGTTCGATTCCCAGCAACCAGCCACCCGGCTCAGATAGAGAAGCCGCAGTCGAAAAGAACACAATCCAATCTACCGACAAGTAGGAGTTTCCCTCTAGTTACCGCTCCCAAGTACTATTTATCGCCAAAACAGAGAGGCAGAATGGCGGAACCACATCCCGCTATCCCAGCTCTCTTCTCAGAACCGCCTGTGGTCCGTGACAAGCTCATCACCGAAACAACTGAGCAACAGGACGAGACTGTCAAAAAATGCGTGGAATTCTTAGCGGGCTCCCACGGAAGCCAAAAGGGCCCATTGAATCGGCATGGCGTGTCTCCGCTCTTGCGGGATGAGCACATTGGCTACCTGTATGATTCTTTAGAGGACTATCCTCCTGGTTTCGTTGCAATGGATGCTAGTCGGCCTTGGATGATCTATTGGGCGCTCGCAGGTCTGAGTCTTCTAGGAGAAGATGTCACTAAATATTGTGAACG TGCAATCTCTACTATTACTCCCATGCAAAATCCCACaggtgggtttggagggggTCATGGCCAAATATCACATTGCGCATCAAGTTATGCTGCGGTGTTGTCTTTAGCTAtggttggtggtgaagaAGCGTTAAATCTCATTGATCGCCAAGCAAT GTGGGAATGGCTCGGAAACCTGAAGCAGCCAGATGGAGGAATCACAGTTTTCGACggtggggaagaagacgTGCG AGGCGCCTACTGCGCGATGGTGATTATCTCGCTCCTGAACTTGCCACTCACTTTGCCCCCTGAGGCCAAAGCCCGAGAGTATGGCTTGCAGACATTCACAGATGGCCTCTCAGAATATCTCTCTCGAT GCCAAACTTTCGAGGGTGGAATCTCCGGAAGCCCAGGCTCAGAAGCGCATGGCGCCTACGCATTTTGTGCATTGGCGTGTCTATGTATCCTTGGCCAACCCGAAGAGACTATACCCCA ATGTATGGATGTGCCATCACTCCTATCCTGGCTTTCTGCTAGGCAGTATGCACCTGAAGGAGGGTTTGCCGGCAGAACCAATAAGCTGGTTGATGGATGTTATAGTCATTGGGTTGGGAGCTGCTGGCCACTCATTCAAGCTGCACTAGATGGAGCCCAGAGTGCTGGAGGTCGCCCACGATCTGCTGTTGGTAATCTTTATAGCCGAGAAGGGCTGACGAGATATATCCTGGGTTGCTGTCAGTCGAAGAATGGCGGGCTTCGCGACAAACCTGGAAA ACACCCGGATTCATACCACACATGCTACACTTTGACCGGCCTCAGCTCCGTTCAACATTATCACTATCATACCGACTCAAGCCCCATCTCTGACGTACAGTTATCGTCCGCATTTTCATGGAGATATCGCCCTGCTCGAGACTCAAATGACGGAGTGTCCGATGTTAGCGTATTCGATGAAATGGACCGCTTGACAGCGTTCCACCCCCTATACATTATTCCTCACAAGTCTGCGGAAAACATGCGTCTCTGGTATGAACAGAAACCTCTGGATTGA